The following proteins come from a genomic window of Limosilactobacillus reuteri:
- a CDS encoding sulfite exporter TauE/SafE family protein encodes MSGVVFILLLLGIGILSGIISAAAGLASLVSYPSLLALGLPPVMANVTSAFSTITGNYSSVFSSFKELEHNRRQLWIILPLVFAGSVIGAFLLFAVPSKLFAELVPLCVALAGIILLFPHHPKQSTGTMAGNSKLFGKSRIGQFLSIIGIFIVGIYSGFFNAGAGVLMLTLLTVINRQKSFAVNNALKNVAMTVTNTTSWIVFALETTIYWNYVIPLMIGNVIGGYLGPIIVRHLPGRLMQIIVGIGSLILAVSLVIRNLM; translated from the coding sequence ATGAGTGGAGTAGTTTTTATTTTATTATTACTAGGGATTGGGATTCTTTCGGGGATTATTAGTGCAGCCGCTGGTTTAGCATCACTAGTCTCGTACCCATCACTGCTTGCATTAGGATTACCGCCAGTGATGGCAAACGTAACGAGTGCTTTTTCGACAATTACGGGTAACTATAGTTCGGTCTTTTCATCGTTTAAGGAATTAGAGCATAATCGACGGCAATTATGGATTATTCTACCATTGGTATTTGCTGGTTCCGTTATTGGGGCTTTTTTACTGTTTGCTGTCCCCAGTAAGTTGTTTGCGGAACTGGTGCCATTATGCGTTGCGTTAGCTGGAATTATCTTGTTGTTTCCCCATCATCCGAAGCAAAGTACGGGGACGATGGCAGGAAACAGTAAATTATTTGGTAAATCACGGATCGGCCAATTTTTATCAATCATTGGTATTTTTATTGTCGGAATCTATTCGGGTTTCTTTAATGCGGGTGCCGGAGTGTTAATGCTAACTTTGCTGACAGTGATCAATCGGCAAAAGAGCTTTGCAGTTAATAATGCGCTAAAAAATGTTGCGATGACTGTTACAAATACAACATCCTGGATAGTGTTCGCACTTGAGACGACAATTTATTGGAATTATGTTATTCCGTTGATGATTGGAAATGTAATCGGAGGCTACTTAGGACCAATTATTGTTCGCCACCTGCCTGGTCGTCTGATGCAAATAATTGTCGGGATTGGATCGTTGATTTTGGCAGTTTCATTGGTAATTCGGAATTTAATGTGA
- a CDS encoding energy-coupling factor transporter transmembrane component T, with the protein MNPSLKLLLVILLSLELTFVTKLWINLIVIVVCLLILIHQRFHWRQFCWLAFVPLFPALAIFITIVFFSPSHSLFDGTVLFSRLYVYVCLGTVFTFTTDTLTLARSLEQNCHLSSKYAYGVLAALNLIPKMKQAVTTIYTAGQMRGVNLHWWSPTLYFKAILVAIQWSDQLAQAMESHGFVEGQARTATVDIPITSHDWLSFLSIICLVQIIVIALP; encoded by the coding sequence ATGAATCCTAGTTTAAAATTATTACTTGTTATTTTGCTTTCACTTGAGCTGACTTTTGTGACTAAGCTGTGGATTAACCTGATTGTCATTGTGGTGTGTTTGTTAATCCTTATCCATCAGCGATTTCACTGGCGACAATTTTGCTGGTTGGCTTTTGTCCCTCTCTTTCCGGCGCTAGCTATTTTCATTACAATTGTCTTCTTTAGTCCTAGTCATAGTCTCTTCGATGGAACTGTTCTTTTCAGTCGACTCTATGTTTATGTCTGCCTTGGAACAGTCTTTACGTTTACGACCGATACATTAACTCTTGCTCGCTCATTAGAACAAAATTGTCACCTTTCTAGCAAATATGCTTATGGGGTGCTCGCTGCTCTTAATCTGATTCCAAAAATGAAACAAGCCGTTACAACTATTTATACGGCAGGACAAATGCGGGGTGTTAATTTACATTGGTGGTCACCAACGCTCTACTTCAAAGCGATTCTGGTTGCGATTCAATGGTCAGATCAATTAGCGCAGGCCATGGAATCACACGGTTTCGTGGAAGGGCAAGCACGAACAGCTACCGTGGATATCCCGATTACCAGCCACGATTGGCTTTCTTTTTTAAGTATTATTTGCCTTGTACAAATAATTGTAATTGCGCTCCCTTGA
- a CDS encoding DUF4870 domain-containing protein, which translates to MNYNNLTDRIVNTLSYLSILFLPVIFPLIVWIIAKSSDRPTIAKNARYAFWSQIFPLLYVIGAILVFSVFSLNPANFHGGALFGILLTFALLLALLLFIYNIAMAVKMLIGRE; encoded by the coding sequence GTGAACTATAATAATTTAACGGACCGAATCGTTAATACTTTATCCTATTTAAGCATCTTATTTTTACCAGTTATCTTTCCACTAATCGTGTGGATAATTGCCAAAAGCAGTGATCGACCAACTATTGCTAAGAACGCTCGCTATGCATTTTGGAGTCAAATTTTCCCATTGTTATATGTAATAGGCGCAATTTTAGTCTTTAGTGTCTTTTCATTAAACCCCGCTAACTTCCACGGGGGCGCATTGTTTGGAATTCTCCTAACATTTGCTCTTTTATTAGCCCTTTTGTTATTTATTTATAATATTGCCATGGCCGTAAAAATGCTGATTGGCCGTGAGTAA
- a CDS encoding sodium:proton antiporter, which translates to MEMILGIVLLLTAVVAANVVHLIYPKIPLSIYQIIAGILLASLPTEATNFTMHPELFMMVVIAPLMFNDGQNQSFRYLSSNIKSILSMTVGLALVTVLITGSFLHLLQPETFSLALAFMLAAIVTPTDAVAVKSITTNMKVPKNVNGALEYESLFNDASGIVLLDLALETYTSGNFSLGHGIWIFVYVFFGGIIFGAVLGSLLISLRTSLMRKHVDIGSIVIPINVMTPIVVYWLAEELHLSGILAVVAAGVVHSILYDRMRLTSTKVQMSTTTIWNIISDALNGLVFVLLGVMLPQVLGRTSWQNLGAIVALAFAIYIITTFLRFLWVRFKLVNIQSTNLNRDSLLMALGGIHGTITLALAFSLPVLINNHQFAFRNSMILIAAIVILISIAVGAIGYPIILPPKSKSYSKSEFQKELIKTVQYAINELRTSEKYSPEKAAVIDQLSSQMTQYHEFNRNVYSQLMRKAHQIELATLDRLNEEGRISDKEANFLVNFVTRSIFRVNKHSFLELWVILWHRLKWRFIRYRHLKKGSRYNVGPKYQLTKEQRAETAEILETINREIDKYLHSIETPQNANEVAMVRRTYFQRKRFFLHDISMDTDLITSLFIEAFQLEHSYVQMQLTDDQFSQELANALNEQISTDELVYTQSLD; encoded by the coding sequence ATGGAAATGATTTTAGGCATTGTTCTTCTATTGACTGCTGTTGTTGCAGCTAATGTTGTTCATCTTATTTACCCTAAGATTCCACTATCCATCTATCAAATTATTGCAGGAATTCTTTTAGCATCCCTGCCTACTGAGGCCACTAACTTTACCATGCATCCAGAATTATTCATGATGGTGGTCATTGCTCCTTTAATGTTTAATGACGGACAAAATCAATCATTCCGTTATCTTTCGAGCAATATCAAATCGATCCTATCAATGACTGTTGGATTAGCACTTGTCACGGTCTTGATTACTGGGAGCTTTTTACATCTGCTTCAACCAGAAACTTTCTCCTTAGCACTCGCCTTTATGTTGGCCGCGATTGTTACGCCAACTGATGCGGTCGCTGTAAAGTCAATTACTACTAACATGAAAGTCCCTAAAAACGTTAATGGTGCTCTGGAATATGAATCCCTCTTCAATGATGCATCGGGAATTGTTCTTTTAGACTTGGCACTTGAAACATATACGTCTGGGAATTTTTCTTTAGGGCATGGGATCTGGATCTTTGTGTATGTTTTCTTCGGCGGAATTATTTTCGGGGCAGTATTAGGAAGTCTATTAATCAGTCTCCGTACTAGTTTGATGCGGAAACACGTTGATATTGGCTCTATTGTTATTCCAATCAACGTAATGACTCCCATCGTTGTTTACTGGCTGGCTGAAGAACTGCATCTTTCGGGAATCTTAGCCGTCGTCGCTGCAGGAGTCGTTCATAGTATCCTCTATGATCGCATGCGGCTTACATCGACTAAAGTCCAAATGTCTACTACCACTATTTGGAATATCATTAGCGATGCCTTAAACGGATTAGTATTTGTCCTTTTAGGGGTGATGCTTCCACAGGTACTTGGACGAACTTCTTGGCAAAATCTGGGGGCAATCGTTGCCTTAGCCTTTGCAATCTACATTATTACAACCTTCTTAAGATTCTTATGGGTTCGATTCAAGCTCGTCAATATTCAATCGACTAACCTCAACCGTGATAGTCTCTTAATGGCATTAGGAGGAATTCACGGAACGATCACTCTGGCATTAGCTTTCTCGTTGCCAGTATTGATTAACAACCATCAATTTGCTTTCCGTAATTCAATGATCTTGATTGCCGCGATTGTTATTTTGATTAGTATTGCTGTCGGCGCAATTGGTTATCCAATTATTTTACCGCCTAAATCTAAGAGTTATTCAAAGAGTGAATTCCAAAAGGAACTTATTAAAACAGTTCAATATGCTATTAATGAGCTACGAACTTCAGAAAAATATTCACCAGAAAAAGCGGCTGTTATTGACCAATTGAGTAGTCAAATGACGCAATACCATGAATTCAATCGCAACGTTTATAGTCAATTAATGAGGAAAGCTCATCAAATTGAATTGGCTACCTTAGACCGCCTTAACGAAGAAGGCCGAATCTCTGACAAGGAGGCCAATTTCCTCGTTAATTTTGTTACACGATCGATTTTCCGCGTAAATAAACACAGCTTTCTTGAATTATGGGTCATCTTATGGCACCGATTAAAATGGCGTTTTATTCGCTACCGCCATCTCAAAAAAGGTTCCCGCTACAATGTGGGGCCAAAATATCAATTAACCAAGGAACAGCGCGCTGAAACAGCTGAGATCCTAGAAACAATTAATCGTGAAATCGATAAATATCTTCATTCGATTGAAACTCCACAAAACGCGAATGAAGTTGCCATGGTACGACGGACATACTTCCAACGAAAACGATTCTTCCTGCACGATATTTCGATGGATACCGACCTCATTACTTCTTTATTTATTGAGGCATTTCAGCTTGAGCACAGTTATGTTCAAATGCAACTTACTGATGACCAATTTTCACAAGAATTAGCAAACGCATTAAACGAACAGATCTCAACTGATGAATTGGTTTACACTCAATCATTAGACTAA
- a CDS encoding IS30 family transposase, which yields MTSKHLTTRELTLIADFWYQGTKAYRAAKLLQRSQETIYRVYRFLNDGKTIDQYLQTYQRHKRRCGRKQTQLPTIEVNYIHAQIKAGWTPDTIIGRHEHPISCSMRTLYRMFARNQYGFSVKQLPMKGKRHPNGYVERRGKAGQLGRSIYQRYRDFPHYQHEFGHFEADTVQGEAHRGAVMTLVERQSKVMIVLNIHHKTDEAVNCQLDQWLAKLPRHFVKSITFDNGKEFAGWREIANKYDLHTYFAEVGAPNQRGLNENNNGLLRRDGLSKKLDFRDLPDELVTQLMHRRNNIPRKSLNYRTPLEVFLSHVTEEQLSPFF from the coding sequence ATGACCTCTAAACATCTTACCACACGTGAATTAACTCTCATAGCTGATTTTTGGTATCAAGGTACTAAAGCTTATCGGGCTGCTAAATTACTTCAGCGTAGTCAAGAAACCATCTATCGTGTTTATCGTTTCCTCAATGACGGTAAAACCATCGACCAATATCTTCAGACTTATCAGCGTCATAAGCGTCGTTGTGGTCGGAAGCAGACCCAACTGCCAACTATCGAAGTTAACTATATCCATGCGCAAATCAAGGCGGGTTGGACTCCTGATACTATTATTGGTCGTCATGAACACCCAATTAGCTGCAGTATGCGCACCCTTTATCGCATGTTTGCCCGCAATCAGTATGGCTTTTCCGTTAAACAGCTACCGATGAAAGGAAAACGCCATCCCAATGGCTATGTGGAACGTCGTGGTAAAGCTGGCCAATTAGGACGCAGTATCTATCAACGATATCGTGATTTTCCGCATTACCAACATGAATTTGGGCACTTTGAAGCTGATACAGTTCAAGGTGAAGCTCACCGCGGAGCGGTAATGACGCTAGTAGAGCGACAATCCAAAGTAATGATTGTCCTTAATATTCATCATAAAACAGACGAAGCAGTGAATTGCCAGCTTGATCAATGGCTCGCTAAACTGCCACGTCACTTTGTTAAATCAATTACTTTTGATAACGGGAAAGAATTTGCTGGATGGCGAGAAATAGCCAATAAGTATGATCTTCACACCTATTTTGCGGAAGTCGGTGCTCCCAATCAACGAGGGCTAAACGAAAATAATAACGGCCTCTTGCGTCGTGATGGTCTTAGTAAAAAGCTAGATTTTCGCGATTTACCAGACGAACTAGTCACTCAGCTAATGCATCGTCGCAACAATATCCCACGAAAATCTCTTAATTATCGTACACCATTAGAAGTATTCTTGAGTCATGTCACAGAAGAACAACTTTCACCTTTTTTCTAA
- a CDS encoding DUF1304 domain-containing protein produces MLAIIVTMFVAIEHLGIMALEIFGNPAQQAKAFDLPLKFTQQHEARVSFANQGIYNGALGAAIIASYWLFSGATLVLVWQMLLVFVMVVALFGALTATKNIILIQFLPALIAFLLTFL; encoded by the coding sequence ATGCTTGCAATTATTGTTACGATGTTTGTTGCAATCGAACATTTAGGTATTATGGCCTTAGAAATCTTTGGTAACCCGGCACAGCAAGCCAAGGCGTTTGACTTACCGCTTAAGTTTACGCAACAGCATGAAGCACGGGTTTCATTCGCTAACCAGGGTATTTATAACGGAGCCTTAGGAGCAGCTATCATCGCCAGTTACTGGTTATTTAGTGGGGCAACCTTAGTATTGGTATGGCAAATGCTCTTGGTTTTTGTGATGGTTGTTGCATTATTTGGTGCGCTTACTGCAACCAAAAACATTATTCTAATTCAATTTTTACCAGCGTTGATTGCGTTTTTACTTACATTTCTTTAA
- a CDS encoding alpha/beta hydrolase yields the protein MGLIILRTKTKKKQWHPWRWLIGIVVVIAVAIFTASSYFFSVAMVPGHKDFINNSTKISRNDPLYEQKMWFKHAKKEKWTMKSASGNYKLVADYIPAAKPTTKNVVIAHGFMGDKEKMGEYAALFHQMGYNVLMPDARAHGQSQGKYIGYGWPERYDIRKWINKLIRHNGEDSQVVLFGVSMGGATTMMTSGINLPSQVKAFVEDCGYTSLNDELNYEAGNLYGIPKFLRVPLISTMSLINRVKNGFYIHEASSLNMLHHNHRPMLFIHGAKDNFVPTEMVYRNYRATKGNKELWVVPGAAHAKSYATHPSEYRRHLTKFLDHYIK from the coding sequence ATGGGGTTAATTATTTTGAGAACAAAGACAAAAAAGAAACAGTGGCATCCTTGGCGATGGCTTATTGGAATTGTAGTTGTAATCGCAGTGGCAATCTTTACCGCTAGTAGCTATTTTTTCTCGGTGGCAATGGTACCGGGGCATAAGGATTTTATTAATAATTCAACTAAAATTTCACGAAATGATCCATTATATGAGCAGAAAATGTGGTTTAAGCATGCCAAAAAAGAAAAATGGACAATGAAATCGGCTAGTGGAAATTATAAACTAGTTGCTGATTACATCCCTGCTGCTAAACCGACAACAAAAAATGTGGTAATTGCCCATGGATTTATGGGTGACAAAGAGAAGATGGGCGAATATGCCGCGCTTTTCCATCAGATGGGGTATAATGTTCTAATGCCAGATGCGCGGGCTCATGGTCAAAGCCAAGGGAAATACATTGGTTATGGATGGCCAGAGCGTTATGATATTCGCAAATGGATTAATAAACTTATTCGGCATAATGGGGAAGATAGTCAGGTAGTCTTGTTTGGGGTCAGTATGGGTGGTGCGACAACAATGATGACTAGTGGCATTAACCTTCCATCACAAGTAAAAGCGTTTGTTGAAGATTGTGGATATACGAGTCTTAATGATGAATTAAATTATGAGGCTGGTAATTTATATGGGATTCCGAAGTTTTTACGGGTGCCATTAATAAGTACGATGAGTTTAATTAATCGGGTGAAGAATGGTTTTTACATTCATGAAGCTAGCTCCTTAAATATGTTGCATCATAATCATCGCCCAATGCTATTTATCCATGGAGCAAAAGATAATTTTGTTCCAACTGAAATGGTTTATCGCAATTACCGTGCAACAAAGGGAAACAAAGAATTGTGGGTAGTGCCAGGAGCAGCGCACGCAAAGTCATATGCGACCCATCCCAGCGAATATCGACGCCATTTGACAAAATTTTTAGATCACTATATTAAATAG
- a CDS encoding helix-turn-helix transcriptional regulator — protein MFPERLRALRKGQKITLKELATHLNENLGPNEKPNTASQIGNWERGIRTPSYVEARKLAEFFDVSLDYLTGKTDRDDFDLAKLFFSSKNLSFNQTVLSSDDRYEIFQLIDGYLKGRHNRRDTDTFYGKQEQLDLKLK, from the coding sequence ATGTTTCCAGAACGCCTACGAGCACTTCGCAAAGGACAAAAGATAACCTTAAAGGAGCTTGCTACCCATCTCAATGAAAACCTTGGCCCCAATGAAAAGCCAAACACTGCTTCGCAAATCGGTAACTGGGAACGCGGTATTCGGACCCCGTCATACGTTGAAGCACGAAAACTAGCCGAATTCTTTGATGTCAGTCTGGACTATCTTACTGGAAAAACTGATCGTGATGATTTTGATTTAGCAAAATTATTTTTCTCTAGTAAGAACCTGTCGTTTAATCAAACTGTACTTTCAAGTGATGATCGATATGAAATTTTCCAATTAATTGATGGTTACTTAAAGGGACGGCATAATCGCCGAGATACAGACACCTTCTATGGTAAGCAAGAACAACTAGATTTAAAACTTAAATAA
- a CDS encoding SAM-dependent methyltransferase: protein MNPKKLKQLKKRVKKAHQIVNEPSYIQELNTYRDLFDDFPPVNYLINNVLESDRLLKNGLLPQPLPKLLLPDNIQDTIFKKVNEQFPQGDPRGDKLWNKYSEALPKLDKALRNYRDYLEETYGMWSYVNAPFAKALSDYLDGAPTLEIMAGNGYISKGLRNNNATQKIYTTDSQAWIKENETGKHPVTKIEKLDALEAIKKYGDEVEYVIMSWAPDKGEIDWDVLQLLRSTYPEVKLLVIGEKDGATNSKEFWQEAQLSQDDELQKVNANLHSFDLIDEQIYLAK, encoded by the coding sequence ATGAATCCTAAAAAATTAAAACAGCTAAAAAAGCGGGTAAAAAAAGCTCATCAAATTGTTAATGAGCCTTCCTATATTCAAGAACTAAATACTTACCGTGACCTATTCGATGACTTTCCTCCTGTAAATTACCTCATTAATAACGTTTTAGAAAGTGATCGACTACTCAAAAACGGCTTATTGCCACAACCTCTACCAAAATTATTATTGCCGGATAACATTCAAGATACCATTTTCAAAAAAGTTAATGAACAGTTCCCCCAAGGTGATCCACGTGGTGATAAACTTTGGAATAAATATAGTGAGGCGTTGCCAAAATTAGATAAGGCGTTGCGCAACTATCGTGATTATCTCGAGGAAACATACGGAATGTGGTCATACGTCAATGCACCTTTTGCCAAAGCACTTTCTGATTATTTAGACGGGGCGCCAACACTGGAGATTATGGCCGGTAATGGTTATATTTCTAAGGGATTACGCAATAACAATGCCACCCAAAAGATTTATACTACCGATAGTCAGGCATGGATAAAAGAAAACGAAACGGGCAAACACCCTGTCACTAAGATTGAGAAGTTGGACGCTCTAGAAGCAATCAAAAAATACGGTGACGAGGTCGAATATGTCATTATGTCATGGGCTCCCGACAAGGGTGAAATTGACTGGGATGTCCTGCAACTTCTTCGTTCAACATACCCCGAAGTCAAATTATTAGTTATTGGCGAAAAAGATGGCGCAACTAACTCTAAGGAATTCTGGCAAGAGGCACAATTGAGTCAAGACGATGAATTACAGAAAGTTAATGCTAACTTGCACTCGTTTGATTTGATTGATGAACAGATTTATCTAGCGAAATAA
- a CDS encoding zinc-binding dehydrogenase has product MKALVVEKAADRSLQDLNFAEVPVPTPAEHEVLIKVHAAGLNPVDYKIVEGGVSAWQYPHILGLDVAGEIVSVGQGVTNWHVGDRVSGHGDLTQNGCFAEYVTAPTYELAKIPDSVSYEVAASALCGALTAYEAIERKANFANVNTVLVHAGAGGVGSIAIQLAKLHGCKVFTTASSSKHDYVKQLAPDAIINYRTEDVDKELVALTDGLGVDLIIDTVGKKEAELDLQRLAYNGRLVTIVDVPSLDNVPMFDRGLGMDVVNLGGAHLIGNPYQQADLGRMNAEMLRLIANGDVKPLIEKVIPFDQIIDGLTAIKKHEVVGKLVAKID; this is encoded by the coding sequence ATGAAAGCCTTAGTAGTCGAAAAAGCAGCAGATCGTTCATTGCAAGATTTGAATTTTGCGGAAGTCCCAGTTCCTACGCCGGCTGAACATGAAGTTTTAATCAAAGTGCATGCTGCTGGGCTTAATCCGGTCGACTATAAAATCGTTGAAGGCGGAGTTAGTGCTTGGCAGTATCCGCATATCCTTGGATTGGACGTTGCTGGCGAGATTGTTAGTGTCGGTCAAGGAGTTACGAATTGGCATGTCGGTGACCGAGTATCTGGACATGGTGATTTAACGCAAAATGGTTGTTTCGCCGAATATGTGACTGCCCCGACTTATGAATTAGCTAAGATTCCGGATTCTGTTTCCTATGAAGTTGCTGCTAGTGCTTTATGTGGGGCTTTGACAGCTTATGAAGCAATAGAACGCAAGGCTAATTTTGCCAATGTTAATACCGTGTTGGTTCATGCTGGTGCGGGTGGTGTTGGCAGTATCGCTATTCAACTTGCTAAACTTCATGGCTGCAAGGTATTTACGACTGCTTCATCTAGTAAACATGACTACGTAAAGCAGCTTGCTCCAGATGCAATCATCAACTATCGAACTGAAGATGTGGATAAAGAGTTAGTCGCTCTCACCGATGGGCTTGGCGTTGATTTGATCATTGATACGGTAGGCAAAAAAGAAGCAGAACTTGATTTGCAACGGTTAGCCTATAATGGACGCTTAGTAACGATTGTTGACGTTCCTTCACTTGATAATGTGCCAATGTTTGATCGCGGTCTAGGGATGGATGTCGTTAATCTTGGTGGGGCGCATCTCATTGGTAACCCATATCAGCAGGCTGATTTAGGCCGAATGAATGCGGAAATGTTAAGATTAATAGCTAATGGGGATGTAAAGCCTTTGATTGAGAAAGTGATTCCGTTTGATCAAATTATTGATGGCTTAACAGCGATTAAAAAGCATGAAGTAGTTGGAAAATTAGTGGCTAAAATTGATTAA
- a CDS encoding PTS galactitol transporter subunit IIC codes for MLQEVNTIFQTFGASVVVPIIIFIIALLLRVKPKTAMMSAFYAGVGLTGFTWIITEFTPVVTKIVRQMVDNTGIKLPVVDIGWQAGSLAAFGSTVGLSFFVFGLLAELILFALGVTKVFLPSNIWNNFGYMIWGTLAFYVTHNYWLSLGLEFFMLLYSLVLAEIQADWWADYYGIENTTVDSLHNIEQVVPAIILDPLWDLLGFNKVKMTPKDFQKKLGVFGEPITMGIILGLIIGILGDLSSLGKISAWGQITKFAIQLAAVMAIFPLVTNVFAKAFIPIATEIDKQQKKRHGKNKNSRYDKKRWFLAVDDGVGYGESATLISGIILIPIMVLIAFILPGNKTLPVVDLIAIPYMIESIVAVTRGNILKVIATGIVWFSLGLYAASWLSPVYTAAVAHYGVAIPTGVVLVTSFNLVARPLNALVFAAFISESPVWISLAVIIYLVMLFGLRKYRSQIWHYLNKMAMKNA; via the coding sequence ATGCTTCAAGAAGTTAATACTATTTTTCAAACCTTTGGTGCAAGTGTAGTTGTCCCAATAATAATTTTTATCATTGCCTTATTACTACGAGTGAAGCCTAAGACAGCAATGATGAGTGCCTTCTATGCTGGTGTCGGTTTAACCGGTTTTACCTGGATTATCACAGAATTTACGCCAGTGGTGACTAAGATTGTCCGCCAAATGGTTGATAATACGGGAATTAAACTGCCAGTGGTTGATATTGGCTGGCAAGCAGGATCATTAGCAGCATTTGGGTCAACAGTTGGCTTGTCGTTTTTTGTTTTTGGATTACTAGCTGAATTAATTTTATTTGCGCTTGGCGTTACCAAAGTGTTTCTGCCTTCTAATATTTGGAACAATTTTGGTTATATGATCTGGGGCACGCTAGCTTTTTATGTAACTCATAATTATTGGCTATCATTAGGGCTGGAATTTTTTATGCTCCTGTACTCGCTAGTCTTAGCGGAGATTCAAGCAGACTGGTGGGCCGACTATTATGGAATTGAGAATACCACTGTCGACTCCTTACATAATATCGAGCAAGTGGTTCCAGCGATTATTTTAGATCCGTTATGGGATTTACTGGGATTTAACAAAGTGAAGATGACTCCTAAAGATTTTCAGAAAAAACTAGGTGTCTTTGGAGAACCAATTACAATGGGAATTATCCTAGGATTAATAATTGGAATCCTGGGTGATTTGTCTTCCCTAGGGAAAATAAGCGCGTGGGGACAGATTACTAAATTTGCGATTCAACTAGCTGCCGTTATGGCGATCTTTCCCCTGGTTACAAACGTATTCGCAAAGGCATTTATTCCCATCGCCACTGAAATTGATAAGCAACAGAAGAAACGACATGGCAAAAATAAAAATAGCCGTTATGATAAAAAGCGATGGTTCCTAGCAGTTGATGATGGCGTTGGCTATGGAGAATCAGCCACTTTAATTTCAGGAATCATTTTAATCCCAATTATGGTTTTAATTGCTTTTATCCTTCCTGGCAATAAGACCCTTCCGGTGGTTGATTTAATTGCAATTCCATACATGATTGAATCAATTGTCGCGGTGACTCGTGGAAATATCTTAAAAGTAATTGCTACGGGAATTGTGTGGTTTAGTTTAGGTTTATATGCGGCTAGTTGGCTCAGTCCGGTCTATACTGCAGCAGTGGCCCACTATGGCGTTGCAATTCCAACCGGGGTGGTCTTGGTAACAAGCTTTAACTTAGTAGCACGCCCATTGAATGCATTGGTTTTTGCTGCCTTTATATCAGAAAGTCCTGTTTGGATTTCACTGGCAGTTATCATTTATCTTGTGATGTTATTCGGATTACGGAAATATCGTTCACAAATTTGGCACTACCTTAATAAGATGGCCATGAAGAATGCCTAG